In Lolium perenne isolate Kyuss_39 chromosome 5, Kyuss_2.0, whole genome shotgun sequence, the sequence CCTAGCTCCCCGCCGACGGAGGGTGaggaggaggggggggggggcgttgtTGGCCTCCacggccaggaggaggaggaggactccgacgcaAAGTGGGCACGGCTGGAGGCGCTGGAGGCGGCGGGAAGGAAGGAGGCAAGGGCGCGGGCGAGGGCGCGGGCGAGGCGGAGGCtcgtcgtccgttcaccgacgacgagGAAGACCCCAATGACTAGTCGTCGGACTGGAACTCAACCTCGTCAGTCACGTCGATCGACAGTatctcttcagaggaggaggtGACAAGCAGGAGGCATGTCCGTGAGAACAAGGAGGCAGGGCCTTCCAACAAGAAGGTCAAGAATTAGTTTAAAATTTGTTTGTTTTCGCGTTTATTCTCTAGTTTGTATGCTAAATATATTTGAACTTGTTCGGTTCGAGAAAGCAACTACAACTTGTTTTCGCGTTTGTTCTCCATGTTGTTTCAAAGATTCAGTAAAAATTGCAGATGCTGCGAGCCTTCATGCACCTGGTTGGATTCTTGAAAGAAGGAAAAGAAGGAGTTCTGAAAAAAAAATTGGGGTCTCTaaaatgcgtcggaccgctgggTGCCTCCGACGCAAACGGATAATTTACGCATCGCGATCATTTTCGCGTCCATCAGACGAAAATAGACGCTCGCGGATAATTTAAATGTCCGAAATGCGTGGCCGGATGGAGATTCCCTAAATTTCAGTCGTCAAAGTCGTCCTAGAGTGCTGTTATAGATTGACCTATCGACGGCTACCAGTAGATCCAACACACACAATAATTTTGATTTCCTTAATGACAAGAGTAGAAACATTCGTCGATGCTCCAGTAGATTTTAACCAAGAGCAAGTGCCAATTAATCTACTACTCGAAATTGACGTATTGGTAGATTCACGTAGGCTACTGATCGGGCAACTGATCGAGCAGCCAGAGAGGTCAATCTGCCCAGCAAAGACATGTACAGTGAGCAACGCATAGGGCCCATCCCATCGCCGCGCTCGGCGTGTCAGGGTTGTCACGCTCGTGGGGGCAGCGTCAATTATTGTGGGCATGAAGCAGTCACGCCCTCCTGCCTGCATGCCGATCCACCGACTGGATGCTTACACGGACGCAGACAGGTCGCAATACCCAGCCTACGACCCCGTACAGTATAGCTACGAGTGGTAGGGGTGCACACAAGAGGTGACGCACGAGGCGTGCAGAGACGGCACGAGGGCCCACGCCGCTTAATTAGCTCATGTGGCCCGTCCGCCGGTGCTCTGCCATCGGCCGGCCGCGGGCGGCGCGGCGAGTTGACATGCATTTGACAGCAGAGAGGCTGCTGCCACGGCACTGTTGCGGATGCAGCTCCTCCATCTCATCTCATCTCGTCTCGTCCGTGGCGGCGGCTAGAGGGCGGTCCCGTCGTAGTATATTGGGAAGAAGAAGATCTTTTGGACGTGATTCCTTCCATCCATCCGCCGGGTCGGAGCCGACCTGTTCATCTCCTCTCGTTTCGAAGAACAGAGACCATCATCTCagacaaataaaaaaaaatccacCAAGTCATCCGCGTCCTAAACAAGTTTTCTGTGTCTCGCGCGGCCTAATAGCATGTCCGGCGTGACATAGCCATCCATATCTAGCATCTTCAGCGCCCTACTTATCCCAGTAGACTTCGTTGTGTTATTACATTTTGTATATCTTTTTTGCAAACTATGTACCCTATCTCATCgatgaaaaataaaaatataagtTGGGCCGCTGGGGCACCCCTACGCAAACGGATAATAGTGGTCCGAACTTCATTTCCGCGTCATTTTGCGTTGAGCCGCTGGGAAGGTCTATTTTTCAACCAGGTGGTCGTAACAAGACGCTCGTCAGGCCGCTCCAGATGCCATTACTCTACCCCTTCTCTAGGCTCCGGCAAGCAAATCCTGAATATCTGGccagatttttttttaaaaaaaaatgggGAAGattccggcctctgcatcaattgatgcacccAATCCTTTATTGCATAGTTTATGTTTCAAAGTTTACACATCAAGGATCACACAAAGTGTTCATGAAAATCAACCAGCGGAAAAGAATAAGCAGAACAAAACGCCAGCCTAGTTGAAGATATCTCGTGCAACCGTCTTCAGACGGGTGACACCCAGAATCGCCCGTTGCGCCTCAGGTAGTAGGAAAGACCACTCGTGGATCGAATGAGTTGCCATACGGATAACCTATAGAATGagcattttcttttcttttaaacATAATATCATTACTACAACTCTGTAAGGACCAcataatagcacaagtttctactcGAATTCGTGCTTTGATATCTTTATCAACCTCATTCAACCAATTACCGAACATATTCGTATAATTTATTGGCGGGGCAATATTAAAGGTAATATGAACTACCCTCCAAACAAGACGAGCAAAGTGACACTCAAAAAATAAATAGTTGATTGACTCATCGTGGTCACAGAAGACACATTTCGTACAACCATTCCAATTACGTTTTGATAGATTATATTTCGTGAGAACATAAAAATCTTAACCTTTAGCGGTACCTTTAATTTTGAACTATACTTTCTCAAATAGACCGTATGTTCATTCATAAAATCAGTATACATAGACTTCACAGAAGACCTACCAGATGTTGTAAGCTTCCAAACAAATCAATCCTCATCATTATTCAAATGGTATAGAAATTAACCTCTGTACCAAATGGATCCACGCCCCCCATTTATTATCGGAATCGGAATACTGGCCAGATAAGGTGACTTGCCGATGGATGACACGGCTATCATATCAGAACATTAGGCATTGAGATTCATCTTTGCGGTTTGGCACAGtccgagcatctccaccggtagcTCCCAAATAGGCGCCAGCAGGGGCGCCGACACCTCCgtttgggggcgccggcactgcatcctccatttggggaAGCCGTTTCCACACCGGCGCCTCCCAAACGGCGGCCcccaatttctttttcttttaacaATATTTTGAAATAATATATCGATCACATTTTATTCGTACAATCACACAAAtagaattaaattattcatacaatcaatcaaacaaatagtacttaaattattcatacaacccaacaaacaaatagtacttaaattattcatccaggcaaataaatagaaataaaatcatgcattgttggcaGCTCCTCTCCTCGCCCACAAATGCGCAGCTAGATCCGCATTCTGCTGTGCATGGACACCCGCATCTAAAATTTCATTGTGCACATGAAGAAAAGCAGCGAATTCTTGGGGCACATGCTCTACCTCAGCTAGTGgcccttgataatcaaatggatgatcatcctGCACATGTGCATCGCGCTCGTTcttaatgatcatgttgtgcatgatcacacatgcgttcatcacctcccacatttgtgtCTCAGACCAAGTGAGAGCAGTGTACCTTACAATGGCGAAACGCTGCTGAAGCACCCCAAaagcacgctcaacatccttgcgtgctgctttctggcatgttgcaaaataggcttccatctcgtttgatggagagggaattatcttcacaaatgtagcatacgtcgggtagacaccatcagctagatagtaccccttgttgtatgcgtgaccgtttacctcaaagttcacggcaggagcttgtccctcagctagcctggcaaacaccggagaacgctgcaacacgttgatatcattgtttgttcctgccatgccaaaaaatgcatgccaaatccaaaGCTCATAGTCTGCCACCGCCTCAAGAATGACACTGCACTCACCAGTATGGCCCTTGTAGATCCCCTGCCAAGCAAAAGGGCAATTCTTCCAGCCCCAATGCATACAGTCAATGCTTCTGAACATCCCAGGAAACCTTCTTGCCGCATTCTTCTGCAGGATCCGAGCTGTATCATCTGctcttggtgctctcaaatagtcATTGGCAAACACCGCTATGACGGCTCAGCAGAATCTGTAGAGACTCTCTGTACAGGTCGACTCAGCCATCCGTAGATAGTCATTGGctgtatctggaggagctccgTATGCAAGACAACGCATTGTAGCAGTGCACTTCTGAACTGAGGTGAAGCCCCACAAACCTGTGCAATCTTTCTTGGCCATGAAGTAGGTGTCGTACTCCCTGACGCCGTGGACAATCTTCAAGAACAGGGccttgttcatcctaaaccggcGCCGAAATTCCTTCGGCGAATGAGTTGTGTCGTCGTTGAAGTAGTCGGCGTCAAGCAACATTGTGCCGGCTTCACGATGTCGGTTGATGTTCCTTCTCTTGCCTGGCTTTGAGCCGCCGCGCCGAGGCACGACGAAGAAAGGCTGGCGAACGCGCAACATGTTCGTCAGAATCAGCTGCTGTTGTTGCCGCTGAACAGCGTCAGCGTTCTGCTCCTCCGTGAACAGCTGCACCGTCATCTCGTTGTCGCTGTCCATCGCGGCAATCGGACGAACACCTTGTGGGCGGGGCGATACTATCGCGGTGGCGGCAAGCTCTGTTTCGGGCGAAACAGCGGCCGCCGGTCGAGGGGGTGACGGCCGTATCGATGGACGACGGTTCCTAGACAGTCggcggtgtctattgcaagcagggtgggcgcggcggcgacggcgacggtggcgatctagaggggtgggagtcggcTCGGGCGTGTGTAGGAGGTGGGAAAACGGTGTGTCTGGCTGCCAGGCGGAGCCCACACTCGTTTTCAGATGTGCCGCGAGGTGTCGGCGCGCCCTTGGCGAACGGGCCGACACAGgattgccggcgattctattgggctccaaaattggCCGGCGCTGTTTAGGGCGCGCCGGTGCAAGCTTATTTTCGCTGCCGACCCCCAAAATACTATCGGGACCGCTATCGggaccgccggtggagatgctctcccATATCAAGAGCGCGTTCTCGCGTGTTGTTGGGAAGCTGCTAGCCTCTTCCTCCTGGGCTTGGTGCGCATGCTATGGTAGGAGTACCAGCAAAGCCAAATCAATGCAAACAAACACAGAGCCTGCGGTTGCACTCAGCTTTAACATGATTGATGCATAACAACAGATTGATGTGTACACAGGTCCGGCGGTGCGGCCATTAGCATGTTGGGCAATAGGGAGACCCTGGGCCTGGAGGCTGGAGGACGCAGCACGGAGTCGAGTGCAAGCTAGCTACACTCCAAGCTGCGGAAGCATTTATACATGGCGAACGAACTTCGAGGTGCATGCGCTTGCAGTACAGTAGTACGTGTACTTGCCCGGCATTATCGTGTGTACCGGCTGAGATCCCGCCCTACGATCTCCGCAGCCAAGTACGACTACTACAGGCCGTCGGACGGCACGGGATGGATGGGTCAATGGCGAGCCTGTCGTATTTCCGCACGGCGCACGAGCGAGTACGGAGTGTGCAGTATGCGCTGCTACGAGACCATCTCTAAGAGTAATTCCGAAAATGCGTCTGCACACAGCTCCAATGGAGCGACGCATAGTGATCGGaccgttcgcagcgacgcaaacccGACGCATATTTACGCCTCTAACGCGTCGCGTCGGACGCTGCGCGAACGCTCCAAGTGACCGCTCGTTTCCCCACTGGTCCCGCCTGGCCGCGAGCCTAtatcgagggcatcgcttccgTAGCCATCGCTTCCGCGGTCAGCGTTTCCGCGTCTgtgccgcagccttcgccatcaatgtcgCGGCTGCCTCTTCTGCGCACGCACTGGCGGatggcggctgggcttctgcgccgccttcaatagCATCGTTTCCCGTGCGGCCGGCCTTAAAAGTCTATCGTTCCTACCatcgcccacacctccactcccaccaccaccgccacgcgCCGTCGCAGCACTATGGGGAAGAAGAATGACTTTGAGACGTCCGACAGCGGCACCAAGAAGTCGGAGCGTCCGCACAGGGTGCCGCTGCCCGTCCATGTGGCGCGGCTGATGCACGCGAACTGGACGTCGTGCGACGGCTAGGGGACGTGCAcatgcctggcggctggcggATGAGCTACCTCTGGGTGCCTGTGCGCGAGACATATAGGAGCGCCGAGATCCGGCGCAGGCggcggtacctgccgccggacctccgcgccgatcccacctacgccatcgactccgacagCTGGCGCACCTATCGTGAGTTCGAGAGGGATCCGAGGATGAGGGCAGGCTTCCTAAGCGATAGGGACTTCCCCTTTGACCGTCCACCGGCGCCTCGGCGTCCTCGTGTCTGAGGTGGATCGAccggtgcagccgccgctgcacctGTACGCCACCGGCATCATACCACCGGGCCTCACGGAGGAAGAAGCCCTACGACTGGCGCTATAGGACTCGGCCGTACCACCGGTTCAACtgccacctccacctccgccgtaCAACCCGTGGGGGCCTCCACCTCCAGCATCGGCGTGGGCTGCTCCACTTCCACCACCAGCCTAggctcctccacctccagcaccggcatgggctcctccacctccaccaccgtcgGCGGCACCGGCGTATGTTTCGCCGCTTCCCAACTGGCCGCGGGTGGTACCGGAGCTCGTCGtgatcgacagcgacgatgagaacCAGTAGGCACAGACGTTCTTAGCTAGGGCTTTTATTTTCCTTTCTGTTACTATGtaattatgttttcatgttataaaaaTGCAAAATcgaaaaatgcgtcgtgccgctggagccaccccctacGCAAACAGCgtgcggtcgatttcgaccatttgagCCGACGGAAACGGACGCACGCGGACATTTTCAGCGTGCAAAATGCgtcgcccgttggagatgccctaacgctGAACCGTATTTCGAATGGCTAATCTATTTATTTGGGTTCGTGACGGATAGAAAAGAGGTTTATGACCGTATATGGGAAGCAGCAGACAATACAGGAATgggaggctacgccgagggccaggctatACGCTAATGGCCAAaagggccgtcggcgtatggcccggCCAGGCCAGCCTGCAGTCCGACCCTTGGCGTAacgttgccgtcggcgtagcgaggtCTACGCCGAGGGAAACCCTTGGCATATgtttggccctaggcgtagacagggctacgccgacaGCCAACCTCGGCGGAGgctatttttcaaaattttctaattttgtaaaaatcataactaattcatatgatgtcagaaaaatctctactattaagagcaaactggtgaatgcctggtgtcacatttttagaatggacaataatacccccacgtCTTTACCAAGATGATTTATCTCAACGCAATCTTAAAAAAAAAACCTGCGCGCGGAACAAAGAAAACGCAACAATAATACCCCACGTTTGTATCCTGAAAATGCCACCCCGCTTCTTATCCCCAAAATTCAGCAACTAATTAACAGCAACCGCGTATACCTCTCAGAAACGCGGAACTAACCGCAAATCACGTCAAATCCTCACCCACACCG encodes:
- the LOC139831731 gene encoding uncharacterized protein, which gives rise to MDSDNEMTVQLFTEEQNADAVQRQQQQLILTNMLRVRQPFFVVPRRGGSKPGKRRNINRHREAGTMLLDADYFNDDTTHSPKEFRRRFRMNKALFLKIVHGVREYDTYFMAKKDCTGLWGFTSVQKCTATMRCLAYGAPPDTANDYLRMAESTCTESLYRFC